In Candidatus Sulfurimonas marisnigri, a single genomic region encodes these proteins:
- a CDS encoding cation diffusion facilitator family transporter — MRLEKKATVISTSVAALLVLMKMTVGVLSGSIAVLASAIDSLLDLTVSLFNYFALHNSEKNPDDNFNFGRSKIEPLAAVIEGTVISLSALFIFYEALVKIAYPREMNFMTESIWVMSASIIITAVLVIFLNYVANKTKNMVIKADALHYKTDIFSNGAVLVALGLISMTGEMLIDPILGIGIAIYMIYSAFPIIKEGILMLLDAALVEEDIQRIKDVLESDVATTDYHYLQTRESGSHIYISVHVVFNVSISLYDAHVVSDRLELKIKELFKDKNVHIIVHMDPYDDSEINDIEDAY; from the coding sequence ATGAGATTAGAAAAAAAAGCAACAGTAATTTCAACATCTGTAGCAGCACTCCTCGTACTTATGAAAATGACAGTTGGTGTTTTGAGTGGTTCTATCGCTGTTCTAGCATCTGCGATAGACTCTTTACTAGATTTAACTGTTTCACTTTTTAATTATTTTGCTCTACATAATTCAGAGAAAAATCCAGATGACAACTTTAACTTTGGACGAAGTAAAATTGAACCACTTGCTGCAGTGATAGAAGGCACTGTCATATCTTTATCCGCACTTTTCATATTTTATGAAGCACTTGTAAAAATAGCATACCCTAGAGAGATGAACTTTATGACCGAAAGTATCTGGGTAATGTCAGCTTCCATAATTATTACGGCAGTATTGGTTATATTTTTAAACTATGTTGCTAATAAAACAAAGAACATGGTTATTAAAGCAGATGCGCTCCACTATAAAACAGACATATTTTCTAATGGTGCAGTACTTGTTGCACTAGGTCTTATATCAATGACAGGAGAGATGTTAATAGATCCAATACTTGGAATAGGTATCGCTATATATATGATTTACTCAGCTTTTCCTATAATAAAAGAAGGCATTTTAATGCTTCTAGATGCAGCTTTGGTAGAAGAAGATATACAAAGAATAAAAGATGTTTTAGAGAGTGATGTAGCTACAACAGACTATCATTACCTACAAACAAGAGAGTCTGGTTCACACATATACATATCTGTACATGTAGTCTTTAATGTTAGCATTTCACTTTATGATGCACATGTAGTATCAGACAGGCTGGAGCTGAAAATAAAAGAACTTTTTAAAGATAAGAATGTTCATATTATTGTACATATGGATCCGTATGATGATTCAGAGATTAATGATATTGAAGATGCGTATTAG
- the cmoB gene encoding tRNA 5-methoxyuridine(34)/uridine 5-oxyacetic acid(34) synthase CmoB, which translates to MDLKELRLQREKWMTWKNIAPLREALSNLEDGSWDIELKDAVKISGEAPKNIEEVAKLMMPWRKGPFELFDTYIDSEWKSNIKYNLLRKHFSLKDKRVADIGCNNGYYMFRMQEDEPKLLVGFDPSPLYKTQFDFINHFVKSEIVYELLGVEHLEFYEEKFDTIFCLGVLYHRSDPVAMLKSLYKGLDKQGEVILDTFYIEGDNEMCLCPESSYSKIPNIYFVPTIKALKNWCLRAGFVDFEVLETSKTDANEQRKTHWIDGQSLEDFLDENDNSKTVEGYPAPARVYIKLIKDKR; encoded by the coding sequence ATGGATTTAAAAGAGTTAAGGCTACAAAGAGAAAAATGGATGACGTGGAAGAATATAGCTCCTCTTCGTGAAGCATTAAGTAATTTAGAAGATGGTTCTTGGGATATAGAACTCAAAGATGCAGTTAAAATTAGTGGTGAAGCTCCAAAAAATATTGAAGAAGTTGCAAAACTTATGATGCCTTGGAGAAAGGGTCCGTTTGAACTTTTTGATACTTATATAGACTCTGAGTGGAAAAGCAATATAAAATATAATCTATTACGAAAACATTTTAGTTTAAAAGATAAGAGAGTTGCCGATATAGGTTGCAACAATGGATACTATATGTTTAGAATGCAAGAGGACGAGCCAAAGTTATTAGTCGGTTTTGATCCGTCTCCTTTGTATAAAACACAGTTTGATTTTATAAACCATTTTGTAAAAAGTGAAATAGTTTACGAGCTTTTGGGCGTTGAGCATTTAGAATTCTATGAAGAGAAGTTTGACACTATATTTTGTTTAGGCGTCCTTTATCATAGAAGTGATCCTGTTGCAATGTTGAAGTCGCTTTATAAAGGTTTGGACAAGCAAGGTGAAGTAATCTTGGATACTTTTTATATTGAGGGAGATAATGAGATGTGTCTATGCCCTGAATCATCATATTCAAAGATACCAAACATATATTTTGTCCCAACCATTAAAGCTTTAAAAAACTGGTGTTTAAGAGCTGGTTTTGTTGACTTTGAAGTTTTAGAGACCTCAAAGACTGATGCAAATGAGCAGAGAAAAACTCATTGGATTGATGGTCAATCGCTAGAAGATTTTTTAGATGAAAACGATAATTCTAAAACTGTTGAGGGTTATCCAGCACCAGCGCGTGTATATATTAAACTTATTAAGGATAAGAGATGA
- a CDS encoding PaaI family thioesterase: MNEMQEANEIDEDSELDINEYKDENQVIINTHERVNLDLNGTIEKLESGYVESKLVTIPEMVADDLGLVHGGFIFSAADFAAMVAVNEKNVVLVASECQFLSPVKFGDVVYFKAKVRHKEGRKRNVNVTGYVLDIKVFEGEFKTVVTERHVLKLKLLDTEKED; encoded by the coding sequence ATGAATGAGATGCAAGAAGCCAATGAAATAGATGAAGATAGTGAACTAGATATTAATGAGTACAAAGATGAAAATCAAGTTATTATAAATACTCACGAAAGAGTAAACTTAGATTTGAATGGGACAATAGAAAAACTAGAGAGTGGGTATGTTGAGTCTAAGTTAGTAACAATACCTGAAATGGTTGCTGATGATCTTGGCCTGGTTCATGGTGGATTTATTTTTAGTGCAGCTGATTTTGCTGCTATGGTTGCTGTAAATGAAAAAAATGTTGTATTAGTAGCTAGCGAATGTCAATTTTTATCTCCCGTTAAGTTTGGTGATGTTGTTTATTTCAAAGCAAAGGTTCGTCACAAAGAGGGTAGAAAAAGAAATGTAAATGTTACTGGGTATGTATTAGATATAAAAGTTTTTGAGGGTGAATTTAAAACGGTTGTTACAGAGAGACACGTTTTAAAGCTAAAACTTCTTGATACTGAAAAAGAAGATTAG
- a CDS encoding class I SAM-dependent DNA methyltransferase, translating to MKDHFSEKSKTWDEGTVQVQGAKTIADAIKNDIELSGSMEILDFGVGTGLLGFEIAKSVKKVYGIDTSASMLEKLHKKNTSELSIDTYCQDIIKEPLKNIFDGLVSSMTLHHVEDLKAFFETIHKNISSNGFIAIADLEVEDGTFHSDNMGVFHFGFDEENLVKIVEESGFKNVKYRNINTINKPNKKFGVFLLTAER from the coding sequence ATGAAAGATCATTTTAGTGAGAAGTCAAAAACTTGGGACGAGGGAACTGTACAAGTTCAAGGTGCAAAAACAATAGCTGACGCAATTAAAAATGACATTGAACTATCTGGAAGTATGGAGATATTGGACTTTGGAGTTGGAACTGGACTACTTGGTTTTGAAATCGCAAAAAGTGTAAAAAAAGTTTATGGTATTGATACATCAGCTTCTATGCTAGAAAAACTTCATAAAAAAAACACTTCAGAATTAAGTATTGACACATACTGTCAAGACATAATAAAAGAACCTCTTAAAAACATATTTGATGGCTTAGTCAGTTCTATGACACTACATCATGTAGAAGATTTAAAAGCTTTTTTTGAAACTATACATAAAAATATAAGTAGTAACGGTTTTATTGCTATAGCCGACTTAGAAGTAGAAGATGGAACTTTCCATTCTGACAACATGGGTGTTTTTCATTTTGGATTTGATGAAGAAAACTTAGTAAAGATAGTGGAGGAATCAGGTTTTAAAAATGTTAAATATAGAAATATAAATACAATAAATAAACCTAATAAAAAATTTGGTGTATTTTTACTAACTGCGGAGAGATAA
- a CDS encoding MBL fold metallo-hydrolase, giving the protein MTIKVQPMGEYQTNCYIATADGKDFIIDPGIGATGWVLDNVTNPVAILNTHGHFDHVWSNDELQNKLNIPLYTPKGDVMLLSDSSWRPDLPPSEPDVEVEPNQEFDFDGVKVKFRHFPGHCPGCSTIEIGDAMFSGDFIFERSIGRTDFPYSSPDDMRASLERFKKLDYDKTIYPGHGNTTTIKQEQQYADYWIGNL; this is encoded by the coding sequence ATGACTATTAAAGTTCAACCAATGGGAGAGTACCAAACAAATTGTTACATCGCGACAGCAGATGGAAAAGATTTTATAATAGACCCAGGAATAGGTGCGACTGGATGGGTTCTAGACAATGTTACAAACCCTGTTGCCATATTAAATACCCACGGACATTTTGACCATGTCTGGAGCAATGATGAGCTTCAAAATAAATTAAACATTCCTCTTTACACTCCAAAAGGAGATGTTATGCTTCTCTCTGACAGTAGTTGGAGACCAGACCTCCCACCATCAGAACCTGATGTTGAAGTTGAACCAAACCAAGAGTTTGATTTTGATGGCGTAAAGGTGAAATTTCGTCATTTTCCTGGGCACTGTCCTGGTTGTTCAACCATAGAGATAGGTGACGCTATGTTTAGCGGTGACTTTATATTTGAGCGCTCAATTGGGCGAACAGATTTTCCATACTCATCACCTGATGATATGAGAGCTTCACTAGAGAGGTTTAAAAAATTAGACTACGACAAAACAATATATCCAGGTCATGGAAATACAACAACGATAAAACAAGAACAACAGTATGCTGATTATTGGATAGGAAACTTATAA
- a CDS encoding NAD+ synthase, which translates to MMKYEQITIYLQHFLDNEVRKTGLNRVVLGLSGGLDSAVVAVLAQRVFKDDLLCVKMPSQYSSKSSLHDADELCRDFGINVITASIEPMLKAYEELNPDMDNLRKGNISSRLRMTTIFDISAKENALVLGTSNKSELMLGYGTLYGDLSSAINPIGDLYKSEVFELAEYLGVTKSIIKKPPSADLWDGQSDEDDLGYTYAQLDEVMKLYVEDRLSKEEIVNQGFNEDMFDMIIKKIFRNHFKRKMPIIAKLTSRTINHDFNYPRDITL; encoded by the coding sequence ATGATGAAGTATGAGCAGATAACAATTTATCTGCAACATTTTTTAGATAATGAAGTTCGTAAGACAGGACTTAATAGAGTGGTTCTTGGGCTAAGTGGCGGACTTGATTCTGCGGTTGTAGCAGTGCTCGCCCAGAGAGTATTTAAAGATGATCTTCTTTGTGTGAAAATGCCATCGCAATACTCTTCAAAAAGTTCACTTCACGATGCTGATGAGCTCTGTCGTGATTTTGGTATTAATGTAATAACTGCCTCAATAGAGCCAATGCTAAAAGCATATGAAGAGTTGAATCCAGATATGGATAATCTAAGGAAGGGTAATATATCTTCTAGACTTAGAATGACAACCATCTTTGATATTTCAGCTAAAGAAAACGCTTTAGTTTTAGGGACAAGCAACAAGAGTGAGTTAATGTTAGGGTATGGAACACTCTACGGTGACCTCTCAAGTGCTATAAACCCAATCGGCGATTTATATAAAAGTGAAGTATTTGAGTTAGCAGAGTACCTTGGTGTTACAAAAAGTATCATTAAAAAGCCTCCTTCTGCAGATTTGTGGGATGGGCAGAGTGATGAGGACGATTTAGGATATACATATGCACAGCTTGATGAAGTCATGAAACTGTATGTAGAAGATAGGTTAAGTAAAGAAGAAATTGTAAATCAAGGTTTTAACGAAGATATGTTTGATATGATTATAAAGAAAATATTTCGTAACCATTTTAAGAGAAAAATGCCAATTATTGCAAAGTTGACATCAAGAACTATTAATCACGATTTTAACTATCCAAGAGATATAACACTATAA
- a CDS encoding DegT/DnrJ/EryC1/StrS family aminotransferase gives MKIPFCKYESSRDAHSNVSDVLDGEDLNQVEELENDFISYIGADYALATSHGTSALHLAMLALDLKRGDKIVCSVNTHPNVPEVVRHFDAEPTFIDIDADTYNINLDKLEAYLQDNQSKKLKAVIVTHVAGQCVDLDRLYNMAKIYDVKIVEDASEALGATYNGNKIGSTGADITCFNFSSHLKKDVCNGGMLVCNSEDIINRAKLLSSHAMVRDEDSLEYIYDVTDIGFDYSMSQLDAAYIRAQIKELDNNLQRVKEIANIYSDALKKVEHISIPKQISEEHPYSLYIIKVDKNRDSFALELKKQGIEVGLHYIPLHFLTYYKTKYSLKINNFPTALTSYQQIMSLPIYPSMTDRDVKFVIDKIKLVASTRV, from the coding sequence ATGAAAATACCATTTTGTAAGTATGAAAGTAGTAGAGATGCACACTCAAATGTGAGTGATGTTTTAGATGGCGAAGATTTAAATCAGGTTGAAGAGTTAGAGAATGATTTCATATCTTATATTGGAGCAGACTATGCATTAGCAACGTCGCATGGTACTTCTGCGCTTCACTTAGCGATGTTGGCTTTAGACCTTAAGCGTGGTGATAAAATAGTGTGTTCTGTAAATACGCATCCTAATGTTCCTGAAGTAGTTCGTCATTTTGATGCAGAACCTACTTTTATAGATATAGATGCTGATACATATAATATTAATCTTGACAAACTTGAAGCTTATCTGCAAGATAATCAGTCTAAAAAACTAAAGGCTGTAATAGTCACGCATGTTGCTGGTCAATGTGTAGATTTAGATAGACTTTACAATATGGCTAAAATTTACGATGTAAAAATTGTTGAAGATGCGAGCGAAGCTTTAGGCGCAACATATAATGGTAATAAAATAGGCTCAACTGGTGCAGATATTACTTGTTTTAACTTCTCTTCTCACCTAAAAAAAGATGTTTGTAATGGCGGTATGCTCGTTTGCAACTCTGAGGATATTATAAATAGAGCTAAGCTTTTAAGTTCACATGCTATGGTTAGAGATGAAGACTCTTTAGAATATATCTATGATGTTACAGATATTGGGTTTGATTACTCAATGAGTCAGTTAGATGCTGCGTATATTAGAGCGCAGATAAAAGAGCTAGATAACAACCTGCAAAGAGTGAAAGAGATTGCCAATATCTATAGTGATGCTCTTAAGAAAGTTGAACACATATCTATACCTAAACAAATTAGTGAGGAGCATCCATACTCTCTTTATATTATTAAAGTAGATAAGAATAGAGATTCATTCGCATTAGAGCTTAAAAAACAAGGTATTGAAGTTGGGCTACACTATATTCCGCTTCATTTTTTAACATATTATAAAACTAAGTATTCACTAAAAATAAATAATTTTCCTACAGCCCTTACTAGTTATCAGCAAATTATGTCGTTGCCTATATATCCTAGTATGACAGATAGGGATGTTAAATTTGTGATAGACAAAATCAAGTTAGTTGCTTCTACAAGAGTTTAA
- a CDS encoding tetraacyldisaccharide 4'-kinase, with protein sequence MKKTIVFWVEKYFYNPSSTQKLLSILLLPLSWIYCLVMFLRFKSKVIEDFGVDIVSIGNLSVGGSGKTPLVTALSLKYKDVAIVLRGYGRDSVGLFIVSDGKNILCNVNTSGDEAMIYAHKVPHAVVIVSEDRKAGIHKAKELGAKIIFLDDAYSKHDIKKLDILIEVNSSNNFCLPSGPFRERLWTSKESVIVRDGIDFKRHVELVNKYDKMSLVTAIARPSRLEDYLPQVVSKNYFEDHHSFVKSEIEEILKKDASESVLVTYKDFVKLESFNLTLSLLDLHVEVDKRIFTIIDNYRRNNGAKKD encoded by the coding sequence TTGAAAAAAACTATAGTCTTTTGGGTTGAAAAATACTTTTACAACCCAAGTTCTACTCAAAAACTTCTGTCCATTTTACTATTACCTCTAAGTTGGATTTACTGTTTAGTAATGTTTTTAAGATTTAAAAGCAAAGTGATAGAAGATTTTGGTGTAGATATTGTAAGTATTGGAAACCTTAGTGTTGGAGGAAGTGGAAAAACACCACTAGTTACTGCACTATCTTTAAAGTATAAAGATGTAGCGATAGTACTTCGTGGATATGGACGAGATAGTGTAGGTCTTTTTATTGTAAGTGATGGTAAGAATATCCTTTGTAACGTAAATACAAGTGGTGATGAGGCTATGATATATGCTCATAAAGTTCCACATGCAGTAGTTATAGTAAGTGAAGATAGAAAAGCTGGGATACATAAAGCAAAAGAGTTAGGCGCAAAAATTATATTTTTAGATGATGCTTATTCAAAGCACGACATAAAAAAACTGGACATTCTTATAGAAGTTAATAGTAGTAATAATTTTTGTTTGCCATCCGGACCCTTTAGAGAGAGACTTTGGACTTCAAAAGAGAGTGTTATTGTAAGAGATGGAATTGATTTTAAGCGTCATGTAGAGCTTGTAAATAAATATGATAAAATGTCATTAGTAACCGCAATAGCAAGACCATCGCGTTTAGAAGATTATTTGCCACAGGTAGTTAGCAAAAACTACTTTGAAGATCATCACTCATTTGTAAAAAGTGAGATAGAAGAGATACTTAAGAAAGATGCTTCAGAATCGGTCTTGGTGACATATAAAGACTTTGTAAAATTAGAGTCATTTAATTTGACACTTTCGTTGTTGGACTTACATGTAGAAGTTGATAAAAGAATATTTACAATTATAGATAATTATAGAAGGAATAATGGTGCAAAAAAAGATTGA
- the argB gene encoding acetylglutamate kinase — protein sequence MQKKIETVKTLLEALPFIKQFNKEIIVIKYGGSAQESPQLKEKFAQDILLMYLVGIKPVVIHGGGRQINEMLDALKIESKFIDGQRVTSKEIMRIVEMVLSGEINKEIVSLLNSHGAKAIGISGKDAHFITAKAKDFTKWGLTGNITDVKSEVVSNLIAEKFIPVIAPIAAGEEMGHPGFNINADLCASYVAKAIGANKIIFLTDTAGVLNNDKELLSTLTKDEIEALKADGTIHGGMVPKVDACLEAIEGGVEKAHIIDGRIEHSLLLELFTSEGVGTQIVK from the coding sequence GTGCAAAAAAAGATTGAAACAGTAAAAACTCTGCTTGAGGCTTTGCCGTTTATTAAGCAGTTTAACAAAGAGATTATTGTTATAAAGTATGGTGGTTCGGCACAAGAATCACCTCAGTTAAAAGAGAAATTTGCTCAGGATATTTTACTTATGTATTTGGTTGGAATAAAGCCTGTTGTAATACATGGTGGAGGAAGACAGATTAATGAGATGCTTGATGCATTAAAGATTGAATCTAAATTTATAGATGGACAAAGAGTTACTTCCAAAGAGATTATGAGAATTGTAGAGATGGTTTTGAGTGGTGAGATAAATAAAGAGATTGTTTCTCTATTAAATTCTCATGGAGCAAAAGCTATTGGAATTAGCGGTAAAGATGCTCACTTTATTACTGCAAAAGCAAAAGATTTTACTAAATGGGGACTTACTGGAAATATTACAGATGTAAAGTCTGAAGTAGTTTCTAACTTAATTGCAGAAAAGTTTATTCCAGTTATTGCACCTATAGCAGCTGGTGAAGAGATGGGACATCCTGGGTTTAACATTAATGCAGACTTGTGTGCTTCATATGTAGCAAAAGCAATTGGTGCAAATAAAATAATATTTTTAACTGATACTGCTGGAGTGTTAAACAATGATAAAGAACTTTTAAGTACACTTACCAAAGATGAAATAGAAGCTCTTAAAGCAGACGGGACTATACATGGTGGCATGGTGCCAAAGGTTGATGCCTGTCTTGAAGCTATTGAGGGTGGAGTGGAAAAAGCACATATTATTGATGGAAGAATAGAGCATTCATTGTTGCTAGAACTCTTTACTTCAGAGGGTGTTGGTACTCAAATAGTTAAATAA
- a CDS encoding FAD-dependent oxidoreductase codes for MKTYDFIIIGAGSAGCNISYALQKSAKKIAVIDRKGIARGASGAAGAFLSPLPGKENLYNNFVNSALEFSIDFYEKLIPEAVNKKGVLRVPNDNFELNKLKDNALSYGYYDNKKLQDISKNFKEIDGYYYENAAVINPLTVCTKLLENCDLYIKDIKKLTFEDGFYNIDDIRAKNIILAQGGSSSLVKVPYMAITHVFGLKIDVKTTTKIPFNIHKSISVSTNKNDGTVAIGATQIRHFATNEIECYTTCDECGFYVDSEKDQIDSLLTQANELIKLENLEVVKIFKGARATIKSFFPVIGKAIDYKSSVEKHPSIKNGTKIPFDALEYYPNIHVINALGSRGFVFGPYLAKILSENLLNDVEIPKEISTQKLFYKMARK; via the coding sequence ATGAAAACATATGACTTTATAATTATTGGAGCCGGAAGTGCAGGATGTAACATATCTTATGCCCTGCAAAAAAGTGCTAAAAAAATAGCTGTTATTGATAGAAAAGGGATAGCACGGGGGGCAAGTGGAGCGGCAGGGGCATTCTTATCTCCTCTTCCTGGTAAAGAGAACCTTTACAATAATTTTGTAAATAGTGCCCTAGAGTTCTCTATAGATTTTTATGAAAAGTTAATTCCTGAAGCCGTGAATAAAAAAGGTGTTTTAAGGGTTCCTAATGATAATTTTGAGCTTAATAAACTAAAAGACAATGCTCTCTCATATGGGTATTATGACAACAAAAAATTACAAGACATATCGAAAAACTTCAAAGAAATAGATGGGTATTACTATGAAAATGCGGCTGTTATAAACCCTCTAACAGTCTGCACTAAACTGCTTGAAAACTGTGATTTATACATAAAAGATATCAAGAAATTAACCTTTGAAGACGGTTTTTACAATATAGACGACATTAGAGCAAAAAATATAATTTTAGCTCAAGGCGGAAGTAGCTCTTTAGTAAAAGTTCCATACATGGCAATAACACATGTATTTGGCCTTAAAATTGATGTAAAGACTACAACCAAAATCCCTTTTAATATTCATAAATCAATATCTGTCTCAACAAATAAAAATGATGGAACTGTGGCTATTGGTGCAACTCAGATAAGACACTTTGCAACAAATGAGATAGAGTGTTACACTACATGTGATGAGTGCGGCTTTTATGTAGACAGTGAAAAAGATCAAATAGATTCTCTGTTGACTCAAGCAAATGAATTAATCAAATTAGAAAACCTAGAAGTCGTAAAAATATTCAAAGGGGCACGCGCAACTATAAAAAGTTTTTTTCCTGTAATAGGAAAAGCTATTGATTATAAAAGCTCCGTAGAAAAACACCCATCTATAAAAAATGGTACAAAAATCCCATTTGATGCACTAGAGTACTATCCAAATATACATGTAATAAATGCTCTTGGTTCCAGAGGCTTTGTATTTGGTCCATACTTAGCAAAAATTTTAAGTGAAAACTTATTAAACGATGTAGAAATTCCAAAAGAAATCTCTACTCAGAAACTTTTTTATAAAATGGCTAGAAAATAA
- a CDS encoding DUF2018 family protein, with product MYGMFEDEDDIFMGSPESKLMDVIFNANNDVVRFDLANFIKRRALMELFINEHFGDDFDKKIDMFKIENSDLVENKTKSLYIELMGEILSKSE from the coding sequence ATGTACGGAATGTTTGAAGATGAAGATGATATTTTTATGGGTTCACCTGAAAGTAAGTTGATGGATGTAATATTTAATGCTAATAATGATGTTGTAAGATTTGACTTGGCTAATTTTATTAAAAGAAGAGCTTTGATGGAGTTATTTATAAATGAACATTTTGGTGATGATTTTGACAAAAAAATAGATATGTTTAAAATCGAAAATAGTGATTTAGTTGAAAATAAAACAAAAAGCCTATATATAGAGCTAATGGGTGAAATACTTTCAAAAAGTGAATAA
- a CDS encoding polyprenyl synthetase family protein translates to MQRVEDEIARLIKEIDYDEVTRLFEMLSGGKRLRAKLILKIASSSPEAPLLAAIVELIHAASLLHDDVIDEANLRRGMPSVNATDGSKTAVMLGDILYSKAFTELVSFDKDVARVIASSVTALSKGEMMDVKMADEFNYNEDKYLDMLYLKTATLIEAAAEASAILVGKDSTSHALYGRNLGLSFQIIDDILDITADEETLGKPAMNDYVEGKCTLPYIYLYKLLNEEDKKRLVSLHAQPLNEEDSSWIKMKMNEHKTIEKSFELAAKLSNEAMNAMKDDSELVSILQTMIKRSY, encoded by the coding sequence ATGCAAAGAGTAGAAGACGAAATAGCAAGATTGATTAAAGAGATAGATTATGATGAAGTTACTCGTCTTTTTGAGATGTTGTCTGGTGGGAAAAGACTTCGAGCAAAGTTGATTCTAAAAATTGCAAGTAGTTCTCCTGAAGCTCCTCTTTTGGCTGCTATTGTAGAGCTTATTCATGCTGCTAGCTTGTTACATGATGATGTTATTGATGAAGCTAACCTTAGACGTGGAATGCCATCTGTTAATGCTACAGATGGTAGTAAAACGGCTGTTATGCTTGGGGATATTCTATACTCAAAAGCCTTTACTGAATTAGTTTCATTTGACAAAGATGTTGCTAGAGTAATAGCATCTTCTGTTACTGCTCTTTCTAAGGGTGAGATGATGGATGTTAAGATGGCAGATGAGTTTAACTATAATGAAGATAAATATCTTGACATGTTGTATCTTAAAACTGCTACTTTAATCGAGGCTGCAGCTGAAGCTAGTGCAATTTTGGTTGGTAAAGATTCTACTTCTCATGCACTTTATGGAAGAAACCTTGGACTCTCTTTTCAGATTATTGATGATATTTTAGACATTACAGCAGATGAAGAGACTCTTGGTAAACCGGCTATGAATGATTATGTTGAGGGTAAATGCACACTACCGTATATATATTTGTATAAGCTCTTAAATGAAGAAGATAAAAAAAGATTAGTATCTCTTCATGCACAACCTTTGAACGAGGAAGATAGTTCTTGGATCAAAATGAAGATGAATGAGCATAAAACAATAGAAAAATCATTTGAACTAGCTGCAAAACTTTCAAATGAAGCTATGAATGCTATGAAAGATGACTCTGAATTAGTCTCAATATTACAAACTATGATAAAAAGAAGTTACTAA